A portion of the Rhizoctonia solani chromosome 6, complete sequence genome contains these proteins:
- a CDS encoding Transposon Ty3-I Gag-Pol polyprotein, which translates to MAELRNMLRSEAMSVCKPQDGNTPLPPFRAINHQIPLVDEQRTYRFRPSRCPKALKGQFESKAREYLGLGRWKHSTGSNAIPMLFIPKKKDGSIELRTVLDKREQNANTVKMASPLPLPKDILAKVSRHKYQTLLDGKDAYEQIWVVPEDVHKTLFHTPMGTMVSHVMQQGDCNAGATYQALMNHIFAPYIGVFMFVYLDNIVIFSDTIEEHVKHICTILGVLKRKRLFLSPSKMQFFAEELRILGHIVDKKGIRMDLHKVDSVSKWKTPESKEQLASFLGAVGYLAPNCPGIRIPMAPLAKRASGNTPFRWGGTEERAFRDTIKLVEEFRDRHCVALKYGKNESPIYLITDASLTGASGLVSQGKEWQTAQVAAFWSAKFTTAQQNYSVTDREALAVVCSLDKFGPLLHGVEFTILSDHKALEYLQTQKDLNPRQIRMSEKLSQFNCTIKYIEGSKNVLADALSQMYSEDRKGTERAESEFVPDYEEEDSIRDARARNQSVTRPVVTRMAAKVASESQTTSAGVRRNPERKRMAPVCYDPEIPGRAGQGTRAPRNRGSKRVKEDWNPDIRDEFVGEQNAERDLRETEPNEREETSPASVELEGGSQADNKRDKWDPLDRSDHQQITTLVKELDVNEAIANGYQSDKDYARIVNEPSRFAQFKLRNNLLYFTEHGRTYLCVPDTTVGEWHIRTLLISHAHLIVSHLGYKKTYAYMRESLYWKNMAKDVEKFCAACVSCASSKKSTQKPYGLLKPLPVPKYPWAQIGVDFLGPLTESATLLGKFDMVCVVIDHLTCMAHLIPTRLDYTARDMAEVFHANVFRLHGVPKIIISNRDKLFTSIFWKTLYELLGTELRLSLAFHPQTDGQTERLIRTILALIRVCINPALRDWATKLPSIEFAVNSARLETTGFSPFALNYGRTPRPILVRTNTDMYGVRNAARNIKYALMIAHNTIIGLRISQMVEANRHRRPSPFKTDDLVYVSTKNMRVPLGKPHKLLAQWIGPVRIDGVVKEGATYHVELPDDLKRRGIKPIFHALLLKPHVPYEDCCFPGRNYKQIASLEANDDEWAVERIGGHRGKGNNAMFEIVWQSGDRTWESYRVVRHLEALRQYFEALGISRTKELPWKEDGEVPYDELSDSGSETLECASVRVLKEAIWEPQPVISTISHCLRLDPLLSHLTLSTKCTTAGEDAAVATENDGGMHHQRTTQDPTNKSMQAYYGCSTQWPRPASKPLGQETPHSPKGEGKDGSGGQTWPGPCMSGEVRWTCTKVLLASVPMGHCVHNQESGLTKGHLQEDALNGNALDLMLGIAADHLPEARRPPGLARDPPYKEEVPQPSTDEERKWEENERVPDPVPTTLPDPVERGPANHPRRPATEPTQAGTIGRQVNELARKVSLAILLVENVISGVGHHGRHVPYRALSTKDRRQTQDRGRKLPPGADQEGVSHAPDARVDGEGDQRPHTGDRGALGDGQGEQGNFETLRTVEAPESSIGEDEDKPSPGSDAGAEPAIVGDRDDPDVRNATDHVAKWTNLGPDIEMRDADKGLKTIKPEQPCISPRKLELKRSSTRRGSDQNDGKGGERTDGGKGRK; encoded by the exons ATGGCGGAACTACGTAACATGCTCAGAAGTGAGGCGATGAGCGTGTGCAAACCTCAGGACGGAAATACGCCCCTGCCGCCGTTCCGAGCAATAAACCACCAAATACCTCTGGTGGATGAGCAGAGAACGTACCGCTTTAGACCCTCGAGATGTCCCAAAGCGCTTAAAGGACAATTTGAGTCAAAGGCGAGGGAATACTTGGGATTGGGACGTTGGAAGCATAGTACTGGCTCAAACGCGATACCGATGCTATTCATACCCAAGAAGAAAGACGGAAGTATCGAGCTACGTACCGTGTTAGACAAACGTGAACAAAATGCAAATACGGTGAAAATGGCATCACCATTGCCGTTACCCAAAGATATCCTTGCCAAAGTCAGTAGGCATAAGTATCAAACGCTACTGGACGGGAAGGACGCTTACGAGCAAATTTGGGTGGTACCCGAAGACGTGCATAAGACGTTGTTCCACACGCCTATGGGGACTATGGTTAGTCACGTAATGCAGCAAGGGGACTGTAACGCGGGCGCGACATACCAAGCGCTGATGAACCATATTTTTGCGCCGTATATAGGAGTATTTATGTTTGTGTACCTAGACAACATAGTGATATTCTCAGATACAATAGAAGAACACGTTAAACATATTTGTACCATATTGGGGGTGCTCAAGCGCAAGAGACTCTTCCTGAGTCCGAGTAAGATGCAGTTCTTCGCAGAAGAATTGCGTATACTGGGGCATATAGTCGACAAGAAGGGGATCAGAATGGACCTGCATAAAGTCGACTCGGTGTCCAAGTGGAAGACGCCTGAATCAAAAGAACAATTAGCTAGCTTTTTAGGTGCGGTTGGATACCTAGCACCAAACTGTCCAGGTATTCGCATACCAATGGCGCCGTTGGCTAAGAGAGCGAGTGGCAACACACCATTCAGATGGGGAGGCACCGAGGAACGTGCCTTCCGTGACACGATTAAACTGGTGGAAGAATTCCGTGATAGACATTGCGTGGCGCTCAAATACGGCAAGAACGAGTCACCCATATACCTAATTACAGACGCTAGCTTGACAGGGGCGAGCGGACTAGTAAGCCAAGGCAAAGAGTGGCAAACGGCGCAAGTAGCCGCGTTCTGGTCCGCCAAGTTCACCACAGCTCAACAGAACTACTCAGTCACGGACCGGGAAGCGTTAGCTGTGGTGTGTTCATTGGATAAATTTGGACCGTTACTACATGGGGTAGAGTTTACAATACTCAGCGATCACAAGGCACTGGAGTACCTACAGACTCAGAAGGATCTTAACCCGCGACAAATACGAATGTCAGAGAAACTGAGTCAGTTCAATTGCACAATTAAATACATTGAGGGATCAAAAAACGTCCTTGCGGACGCCCTATCGCAAATGTATAGTGAGGATAGGAAAGGCACAGAGCGTGCGGAGAGCGAGTTTGTACCAGACTACGAGGAGGAAGACAGCATACGGGACGCACGCGCGCGTAACCAATCAGTGACCCGACCAGTAGTAACCAGAATGGCGGCCAAGGTGGCGAGTGAGAGCCAGACCACGTCGGCAGGTGTCAGACGAAACCCGGAGCGCAAGAGAATGGCACCGGTTTGTTACGACCCAGAAATACCGGGAAGAGCGGGGCAAGGGACCAGGGCACCGCGTAACCGGGGAAGCAAGCGCGTGAAAGAAGATTGGAACCCCGACATACGTGATGAATTTGTCGGGGAACAAAATGCGGAAAGAGATCTGAGAGAAACTGAACCCAACGAAAGAGAAGAGACCTCACCAGCAAGCGTTGAGCTGGAGGGCGGGAGTCAGGCAGACAACAAACGGGACAAGTGGGACCCGTTGGACCGCTCAGATCACCAACAGATTACAACGCTGGTAAAAGAGTTAGACGTGAATGAGGCAATAGCAAACGGCTACCAGAGTGACAAGGATTACGCAAGAATAGTGAATGAACCATCGCGTTTCGCTCAATTCAAGCTACGCAACAATTTACTATATTTCACAGAACACGGTAGGACGTACCTATGCGTCCCAGACACCACGGTTGGGGAATGGCACATAAGGACATTACTGATATCACACGCGCACTTGATAGTGTCACACCTAGGATACAAGAAGacatacgcatatatgaggGAAAGTCTATATTGGAAAAATATGGCTAAAGACGTGGAGAAATTCTGTGCAGCATGCGTGTCTTGCGCATCATCCAAGAAGTCGACTCAGAAACCGTATGGGCTGCTGAAACCATTACCGGTACCCAAATACCCGTGGGCACAGATTGGCGTTGATTTCCTGGGACCATTAACGGAATCCGCGACCCTACTGGGTAAATTTGACATGGTATGCGTGGTAATCGACCACCTTACGTGCATGGCGCACTTGATACCAACAAGGTTGGACTACACGGCCCGCGACATGGCCGAGGTATTTCACGCGAACGTCTTTAGGCTGCACGGGGTACCCAAGATCATCATTAGCAATAGAGACAAGTTATTTACATCAATCTTCTGGAAGACGCTCTATGAACTATTAGGTACCGAACTGAGACTGTCGTTGGCGTTCCACCCACAGACGGACGGGCAGACCGAAAGACTCATACGCACGATACTGGCACTGATACGCGTGTGCATAAACCCAGCGTTGAGAGACTGGGCAACCAAATTACCTAGTATTGAGTTTGCAGTAAACTCGGCTAGATTGGAGACCACCGGGTTCAGTCCATTTGCACTGAATTACGGACGAACCCCACGTCCAATATTAGTGCGAACCAATACTGACATGTACGGGGTACGCAACGCGGCCCGCAACATCAAATACGCACTAATGATAGCACACAATACCATCATTGGTTTGCGAATAAGTCAGATGGTCGAAGCTAACAGGCATAGAAGACCTTCACCGTTTAAGACCGACGACTTAGTATATGTTAGTACCAAGAACATGAGAGTGCCGCTGGGGAAACCACACAAGCTATTGGCGCAATGGATCGGGCCAGTAAGAATAGACGGTGTGGTCAAGGAAGGGGCCACTTACCACGTAGAGTTGCCCGACGACTTGAAGCGAAGAGGAATAAAGCCAATATTCCACGCGTTGCTACTGAAACCACATGTACCATATGAGGATTGTTGCTTCCCGGGAAGGAACTACAAGCAGATAGCCTCCTTAGAAGCcaatgatgatgaatgggcGGTTGAGCGGATAGGCGGACATCGCGGCAAGGGGAATAACGCAATGTTTGAGATAGTATGGCAATCGGGAGACCgtacctgggaatcatacCGCGTGGTACGGCACCTTGAGGCCCTAAGACAATATTTCGAAGCCTTAGGGATCAGCCGCACTAAAGAGCTACCGTGGAAAGAAGACGGGGAAGTACCGTACGATGAACTTAGTGATAGTGGGTCTGAAACCCTTGAATGCGCAAGCGTAAGGGTACTTAAGGAAGCAATATGGGAACCCCAACCGGTCATCAGCACCATATCTCACTGCCTAAGACTAGATCCTTTATTATCACACTTGACTCTATCTACAAAATGTACCACGGCCGGCGAAGACGCCGCAGTCGCGACCGAGAACGACGGCGGGATGCACCACCAGCGTACGACCCAGGACCCAACAAACAAGTCGATGCAGGCTTACTACGGCTGCTCAACACAGTGGCCCAGACCAGCCTCGAAACCGTTAGGGCAAGAAACGCCCCACTCCCCCAAAGGGGAAGGCAAGGACGGTTCGGGAGGCCAAACATGGCCAGGTCCCTGCATGTCGGGAGAGGTCAGATGGACCTGTACGAAGGTATTATTGGCGTCAGTACCAATGGGCCATTGCGTGCACAACCAAGAGAGCGGACTTACCAAGGGTCATCTACAGGAAGACGCCTTAAACGGCAACGCACTCGACTTAATGCTAGGAATCGCGGCCGATCACCTACCAGAAGCACGTCGGCCTCCTGGTCTAGCGAGGGATCCACCGTACAAGGAAGAAGTACCTCAACCGAGCACGGACGAAGAACGCAAATGGGAAGAAAACGAGCGCGTACCCGATCCAGTCCCTACGACCCTACCGGATCCGGTCGAGAGGGGACCGGCGAATCATCCAAGGAGACCAGCGACGGAACCGACCCAGGCGGGGACGATTGGACGGCAAGTCAACGAACTGGCAAGGAAGGTATCGCTGGCGATTCTCTTGGTCGAGAACGTCATATCA GGAGTGGGACATCATGGAAGACATGTCCCGTATCGCGCTTTGAGCACTAAGGATAGAAGACAAACCCAGGATCGGGGACGCAAACTACCCCCAGGAGCTGATCAGGAGGGCGTATCCCATGCCCCAGATGCCAGAGTCGACGGAGAGGGCGATCAACGACCTCATACTGGGGATCGAGGAGCACTGGGCGACGGTCAGGGGGAACAAGGCAACTTTGAGACACTACGTACTGTCGAGGCTCCCGAATCCAGCATCGGAGAGGACGAGGACAAGCCCTCACCTGGTAGCGACGCAGGAGCCGAGCCGGCCATCGTTGGCGACCGAGACGACCCAGATGTCCGCAATGCCACTGACCACGTTGCCAAGTGGACCAACCTTGGGCCAGACATCGAGATGCGGGACGCCGACAAGGGACTCAAGACCATCAAGCCTGAACAACCTTGCATCTCCCCAAGGAAGCTTGAACTCAAGCGATCTTCTACGCGTCGAGGATCTGATCAAAACGACGGAAAAGGAGGAGAGCGAACCGACGGAGGAAAGGGAAGGAAGTGA
- a CDS encoding Zinc finger, CCHC-type, whose amino-acid sequence MGKASEPRREERRRERSTERRPPSPSESSESSETDSDETESTHTSRYGGGGPPDSSDSGSETADSSDSSWTKLLARSRDDNRRRNRRLEELVAKLKKQNKKLEQKVVTQAQSGYKAQSPKTYKGEADIDKLDMFIFSYDLYVSDTRLSNSKAVLTVSRFLDNKAASWYMLNVAPDPGSYSMESIYVGLYDYCFPPDFKDDMRKLYNEKKQGDLGVQDYFAELARLQRRLREVTDHQHVLRVWDGAAQYIKVGWALKGMRPEATTCETLRETALDIERAHKYKRSIEKSGNDKSGSRRNQSRSPLRKHDRASNYKNPGDNRSGGNCGDNKGTGYNSNSNGNRQNKRPNKYMRGGQAKGRDGQENQRRKLTNKKKAELRAAGLCFECKQLGHLSKDCPKFHKAKPLHVNANAVKVRPESKVRVLLVMLKELDKLTRLKEKIEINAVGVGRKNKEPGPKHVERNAIKVKDHTRKVPNTLIVEAKLEGKSVRVLLDSGCQTDIVSTTIVDQLRLPKVKLTKPLQVQLAMAGLRGTLHYGVKARIEYQGIDEY is encoded by the coding sequence ATGGGGAAGGCCAGTGAACCCAGACGCGAGGAACGACGACGGGAGCGGTCGACCGAGAGAAGGCCCCCGTCACCATCTGAATCATCCGAGTCGTCAGAGACGGATAGCGATGAGACTGAATCCACGCATACAAGCAGGTATGGAGGTGGGGGACCTCCAGATTCATCAGATAGTGGATCTGAAACAGCCGACTCGTCCGACTCAAGCTGGACCAAATTGTTGGCACGATCGCGCGATGATAACCGTCGGAGGAATAGACGGCTGGAGGAATTAGTCGCAAAGCTCAAGAAGCAAAACAAGAAACTTGAGCAAAAGGTGGTCACGCAAGCGCAATCAGGATACAAGGCACAGTCACCCAAGACGTATAAGGGCGAAGCGGACATTGACAAGCTGGATATGTTCATATTCAGTTACGACCTATACGTCAGTGATACTAGATTGAGCAACAGCAAGGCAGTGCTCACTGTCAGCCGATTCCTGGACAACAAGGCCGCGTCTTGGTACATGTTGAACGTTGCACCGGACCCCGGAAGCTACTCAATGGAATCGATATATGTTGGACTATATGACTACTGCTTCCCACCAGATTTCAAGGACGACATGAGGAAGTTGTATAATGAAAAGAAGCAGGGAGATTTGGGCGTGCAAGACTATTTTGCCGAATTGGCTCGCTTACAAAGACGCTTACGGGAAGTCACAGACCACCAACATGTGCTGAGAGTTTGGGACGGTGCAGCCCAATATATTAAAGTGGGATGGGCACTCAAAGGCATGAGACCGGAAGCGACTACATGCGAAACATTGCGAGAAACAGCGCTGGACATAGAGCGCGCGCACAAGTACAAACGGTCAATTGAGAAATCGGGAAATGACAAATCGGGATCAAGAAGGAACCAATCGCGTAGTCCTTTGCGAAAGCATGACCGTGCTTCTAATTACAAGAACCCAGGGGACAATCGAAGCGGCGGAAACTGCGGCGATAACAAAGGGACTGGatacaacagtaacagtaacGGTAACCGGCAGAACAAGCGCCCGAACAAATACATGCGCGGCGGACAGGCAAAAGGCCGCGACGGACAGGAGAACCAGCGAAGAAAGCTTACCAACAAGAAGAAAGCCGAATTGAGGGCGGCTGGGCTCTGTTTTGAATGCAAACAATTGGGTCACCTGTCCAAGGATTGCCCAAAGTTCCACAAGGCCAAACCGTTGCATGTCAACGCAAACGCGGTTAAAGTACGCCCCGAGAGCAAGGTCAGGGTGTTGTTGGTCATGCTCAAAGAGCTAGACAAACTCACCAGGCTGAAGGAAAAAATCGAGATCAACGCAGTGGGCGTCGGGCGGAAGAACAAAGAGCCGGGGCCGAAACATGTCGAGCGAAACGCTATCAAGGTTAAGGACCACACGAGGAAGGTCCCGAACACGCTGATAGTTGAAGCCAAGCTTGAAGGCAAGTCTGTTCGCGTACTGCTAGACTCGGGATGCCAAACTGACATAGTATCCACGACAATCGTTGACCAACTCAGGTTACCGAAAGTGAAACTCACAAAACCACTGCAAGTACAGTTGGCAATGGCAGGGTTGCGAGGGACGCTACATTATGGTGTAAAAGCTAGAATAGAGTACCAAGGAATTGATGAGTATTGA
- a CDS encoding Fungal specific transcription factor domain encodes MSLVLATNAEGDVASVMEANPRGRQCSWSMENDARRPATKQLVESLHTKIQMLEAELAQLKGRPEVGGGDRDASVPLEHTTMFPSDQGAVVTAERKTETSGVYIEVTAMYRYIFDIDAGIPVYDQQRDVYLSLVCEWNRHLPQLPYFTRLEHDTILSRCFKYGVAWLHCMITEMFLHNMLYALAPESSNSTVDDQLRLQHYTPMLHCALIAYAAAFSDNAEIRSPSFRGRFAQHAKQWLDYEFERPVAALPRALALLAEYHCAVGEQSAGFMYMGMSIRAARSLVPRDDESLANEVAVVLPTALELKHQYDLPVPYPGVALPSTSTEFDSQPWSDGLAGYPPRLITKTFLNSCKLMVIASSIIELLYDSDQGDYNERAVIDLHLRLDTWFNELPRELLVWARSTSPIPHPLYDRPKLSAEDSERPSISSDDSGHGTTGGPIHDLSTKMVERATHKIVQLLQLFDEQHGMKFFPRNMVHVIYECGIVLLKEAAHTPPGATKKRVAAVNACHMCLHALRGASKTWLWAEHLAGKLEEDMKVARANTASQPLPAEYFVPDTERSQTGDSLHPFFHVRETVDIQNSTRSDSVNQPPRQQSNSPKTILSTSSLGLDLSALHQQTLADPATIEDLEEMVGHTHKDTGANLSDELPFLETPASSTALYPLPQHSPQGGNVEIWGHYMF; translated from the exons ATGTCTCTCGTGCTTGCAACGAATGCCGAAGGCGACGTTGCAAGTGTGATGGAGGCCAACCCTCGT GGGCGCCAG TGCTCGTGGAGCATGGAAAACGATGCTCGACGCCCCGCAACAAAGCAGCTCGTTGAGAGCTTACATACTAAGATACAGATGCTCGAGGCAGAATTAGCTCAGCTCAAAGGGCGCCCAGAAGTGGGTGGGGGAGATAGGGATGCCTCAGTACCACTCGAACACACAACGATG TTTCCGTCCGATCAAGGGGCTGTAGTAACAGCAGAGCGCAAAACAGAAACTTCCGGCGTTTATATCGAAGTCACGGCGATGTATcgatatatctttgacattGACGCAGGCATCCCAGTCTATGATCAGCAGAGGGATGTATACCTGAGCCTCGTTTGCGAATGGAACCGTCACTTGCCACAACTGCCTTACTTTACTCGTTTGGAACACGACACCATCCTATCTCGCTGCTTCAAGTATGGTGTTGCGTGGCTCCATTGCATGATTACTGAAATGTTTTTACATAACATGCTTTACGCACTCGCACCTGAGTCTTCAAACTCTACTGTTGACGACCAACTGCGGCTTCAACACTATACTCCAATGCTTCACTGCGCCTTAATCGCTTACGCTGCAGCATTTTCTGACAACGCAGAGATACGGTCCCCTTCCTTTCGTGGCAGGTTTGCCCAGCATGCGAAGCAATGGTTGGACTATGAGTTTGAGAGGCCTGTTGCGGCCTTACCAAGGGCTCTAGCACTACTAGCGGAGTATCATTGTGCTGTTGGAGAGCAAAGTGCTGGATTCATGTATATGG GCATGAGCATTCGCGCCGCCCGATCGT TGGTCCCCAGGGATGATGAATCCTTGGCCAATGAAGTCGCAGTAGTACTCCCCACA GCCCTGGAACTTAAGCATCAGTATGACTTGCCAGTCCCTTATCCTGGTGTGGCGCTTCCGTCAACGAGCACAGAGTTCGACAGCCAGCCGTGGTCAGATGGTCTCGCTGGATACCCGCCACGTCTAATTACGAAGACGTTCCTCAACAGTTGTAAGCTTATGGTGATAGCAAGTAGCATCATTGAACTATT ATATGATAGCGATCAAGGCGATTACAATGAACGGGCAGTGATCGACCTTCA TCTCCGACTAGATACATGGTTCAACGAGCTACCGCGAGAGTTACTTGTCTGGGCCCGGTCGACCTCTCCTATTCCGCAC CCTCTTTATGATCGACCAAAACTATCGGCAGAGGATTCCGAGAGGCCATCTATTTCGAGCGACGACTCCGGTCATGGTACAACTGGGGGTCCGATTCATGATTTGAGCACAAAAATGGTGGAACGCGCGACCCACAAAATTGTACAGTTACTTCAGCTATTTGATGAACAGCACGGCATGAAGTTTTTCCCAAGGAATATGGTACAC GTCATCTACGAATGTGGTATAGTCCTTCTCAAAGAGGCTGCACACACACCACCAGGTGCAACAAAGAAAAGAGTGGCCGCGGTTAATGCTTGTCATATGTGCCTGCACGCATTAAGGGGTGCTTCGAAGACTTGGCTGTGGGCCGAACATCTAGCAGGAAAATTGGAGGAAGATATGAAAGTAGCCCGAGCGAATAC TGCATCGCAGCCTCTTCCCGCCGAATATTTCGTCCCGGACACAGAGCGTAGCCAAACGGGGGACAGCCTTCATCCATTCTTTCACGTCCGGGAAACTGTAGACATTCAGAACTCTACAAGAAGTGATTCAGTAAACCAACCTCCAAGACAACAAAGCAATTCGCCTAAAACAATACTATCAACGAGCTCACTAGGATTGGACTTATCAGCGCTCCACCAACAAACCTTGGCTGATCCCGCAACCATCGAAGATCTCGAGGAGATGGTGGGACACACACACAAAGACACCGGAGCAAATTTGAGCGATGAGCTACCATTTTTAGAAACACCAGCGAGTTCTACGGCCCTTTACCCACTACCCCAACATTCTCCACAAGGAGGGAATGTAGAGATATGGGGTCACTACATGTTTTGA